GTAATCAAAACATTGTTACCGGCTCTAATAGCTTCCTCTGCCTCAACCAGCTGCCCGGAAAGGAATTTATGTTCCTGCCCTAGTTCCATGTACGTTTTGTATGACTCGGCTGAGATATTGTTTTTTATTGATTCCTCACGTTTTGCCAATTCATCCTCTACTGTGCGTTTCAATTCGTAAAGTTCAGACAGCTTCACATTTAGTTCTGATTCTTGCTTTAACAATACACATACATTTTCAGTAGCCCTGTCATAATCCATTTTTGCAGCAAACATTTCTTGGGTTTCTTTATTTACTTTTCCCTCATATTTTCCTAAAATTTTTCGTAGAGAGTTTGCTAAGGAATCCTTTTTTATATTTTCCACATCCAGGGATTCAGCTTCAAATTTATGAAGAAGAGTATTCACATTGGCCTTAGCATCAGATACTTTTCCACGAATATTTTCCATTCTATGTTCCAGTACAGGTAGCACTTCGAGACGGTCTTTTATTTCCTGCAATTGCTTGTTGTCCATTTTAATCCCTCCAGTTATTTAAAATTATTATAATATAAAGAACCATATTCTCAATTTTTAGGTAATATGTATAGGCGGTGTATCAACAACATATATTATTTTTTTCAATACACTTTCGTTTTTCTCATAATAATCACTGTCCTTCAAGATACTAAGACTGGTTCCGTAATCTATAAGTCCTCTTGAAATAATTGTGCCTTTTCGTATAAGAATACTGTCAACCTTTAATATATTTCTCCAGAACTGCTTTGATCTTCGTAAATCTATATCCTTGCCGTTTTTAAACTTCAAAACATAGTGAAGGTCAACTTTTGAAATGGATTTTCTATTGTATGAACAGTAAACCTCAGCATTATTTACATCCTTCCAACTATATATTCGGCTTTTATTAAAAAAGCCTTCGTCCGAGATTATCTCATTCTCACTTACTTTTGTATATGTAGAAAAAAGCTGAATTACTAGTATTAAAAAAATAACTGAAATAATCAGAAAGACTTTCTCAATGCCCAGTCTTGTTATGGTTTTGTATAGTATAGGAGGATAAAAACCTGCTTCTTCACGAGAAATAATTATACAAAATATAGCAAAACCATATAAGAAAAATACCCATTTCAGGAATCCTGAACTAACAAACAGTAAATCTCCCGTTGACATAAATGTTTTTTGTTGAATAAAAATAAAAAGATTGTAAAGCATAATTAAAATTATAGAAATCGGTGCACCTGTAAATACACATTTTAACGTAAAGCTAATTTTCTCTGCAGCATCCATGAAAACCTCATAAATTATAAAATATTTCCCATCCATTATATAATCTGGAAAAGCTGTAGTCAAATAGAAACAAGCAAATTTGTGCCTTGATTGTTTTAGTTTAAGTTGCTATAATACCTTTATATATGTGGTTTTGAAATTATAATTCAATTGCAATGATGGAGAAAAGTAAGCGAGAGACGAGTATTTCAGAGAGAAGGTATCACCGGCTGAAAGTACCTTTATTATACGACTTGCCCAAGTTCCCTCCGAAGCTGCAGCTTTGAACCGTGATATGTTTTTTATCATTTGTAGAGGCTGCCGGTTAAAACCGTTATATTTAAAAAAGAGTCCGGGTAAGTTTATCCGGAAATCCGGGTGGTACCGCGAAGATATCCTTCGTCCCTTTATTGGGGCGGAGGTTTTTTATTTTGTGACAGTAAGTAATGAAAGGAGATAATAGAAGTGATTGAAAAAATCAGTAATTTAAGAGATACTGCCATTGGTAGGATCAAGGAAGCTGTCAGCAGTGCAGAGGTAGAAGAACTCAGAGTAAAGCTGCTGGGCAAAAAAGGTGAATTGACTGAAATGCTAAAAGACCTCAAGAATATGGATATTGAGGAAAGAAAGCAGTTTGGGCAGGAAGCAAATGCATTGAAAAACGAATTAACTGAGATAATTGAAGGAAAATTCAAGGAGCTTAGTGTAAATGATGTAAAGAAGTCTTTATCCAACGGGTCAAACTTTGATATATCTTTACCGGGTACTAACTTCAAGCTCGGCTCTTTGCACCCTGTAACTATTGTACAAAAGGAAATAGAAAGAATATTTACGGGAATGGGCTTCAATATAGTTGATGGTCCTGAGGCAGAGGAAGAATTCTTTAATTTTGAGGCATTAAATATACCAAAGCACCATCCCGCAAGAGATATGCAGGACACATACTGGTTGGAAAACGGCTCTTTGCTGAGAACCCATACATCTCCATGCCAGGTTAGGGCAATGCAGAAGTACGGAGCACCTCTCAAGGTAATTGCTCCGGGAAGATGTTTCAGAAATGAAAGTACTGATACTTCACATGAAAATACATTCTTCCAGTTGGAAGGAATGATGATTGATAAAAACGTATCAATTGCAAATCTCATTTATGTAATGAAGTTGCTTTTGTCCGAAGTGTTTCAGAGAGATGTTAAAATAAGGCTTAGACCAGGGTTTTTCCCATTCGTTGAACCGGGCTTTGAACTTGACTTGAACTGTATGATCTGTGGCGGAAAAGGCTGTCCTACTTGTAAGCATTCAGGCTGGATAGAATTACTGCCTTGTGGAATGGTTCATCCTAATGTACTCCGCTACGGTGGCATAGACCCTGAGGAATATACAGGTTTTGCATTCGGACTTGGACTTACAAGACTTGCAATGATGAAATATGGAATAAGTGATATCCGTGTTCTTAATTCAGGCGATTTAAGGGCTATGGAACAATTTTCGGTAAGATAGGAGGGAAAAAGATTGAAAATATCATTAAACTGGATTAAAGATTATGTTGATTTAGAAGGCATTGATATAAAGGAATTATGGTATAGGTTTACCATGTCCACAGCTGAAGTAGAAGATGTGGAGTTTGTAGGACAGGACATAAAAAACGTAGTTGTGGCTAAGGTTTTAAGCGTAGTTCCCCATCCTGAATCCAAAAAGTTGAAAATTACACAGGTAGATTCCGGAGATGGTGTAATTCAGATTGTTTGCGGAGCTCCTAATGTAGCCGAAGGAATTCTGGTGCCATTGGTAAAAATCGGAGGTTCTGTAAATAAAATACCAAAGATAGGAAAGGCAAAACTTGTAGGAGTTGAAAGCTTTGGTATGCTGTGTTCTGCTTCAGAGCTGGGAATCAGTGATGATCACAGTGGGCTTCTTGTACTGGACGGCGATTATGCACCGGGAACAGATATAAAATCAATAATTGATATTGATGATGTAATTATTGAGATAGACAACAAGTCACTTACAAACAGGCCTGACCTCTGGGGACACTATGGAATTGCCCGAGAAATCGCAGCTATTTACGGCAGAGAGCTAAAGCCAATGAACCTTGATAGTCTGGAAGGTTCCGGGGAAAAGGCAAAACTGGATATAAGTGTTGAAGATACAGAGAAATGCCTCAGGTATTCAGGACTCAAAATAGATGGTGTAAAGAAACTGGAAACTCCGTTGAATATGAAGGTAAGGCTTTTCTACTGTGGAATGAGATCCATATCTCCATTGGTTGATTTAACCAACTACCTTATGCTTGAAATGGGCCAGCCAATGCATGCATTTGACAGCAGACAGGTGGAAAGCGGTATTGTTGTTCGTTCTACAAAAGAACCAACAATGTTCAAGACTCTTGACGGCATTGAGAGAAAGCTCCCAGAGGATGTACTGCTCATTTGTACAAAGGAGCGTCCTGTTGCAATAGCAGGTATTATGGGTGGGGAAAATTCAGAGGTACTGGATGACACCACCTCAATATTGCTGGAATCTGCTACTTTTGAGGGTTCATCAACCAGAAAAAGCTCAACCAAAATAGGACTTCGTACAGAAGCAAGTGCAAGGTACGAAAAAATGCTTGACCCAAATATGACAGTTCAGGCAATACAAAGGTTTGTAAAACTCCTTCGTGATATGCAGCCTGATATACAGTTTGCATCAGCTTTAACAGATGTTTATTGTAATAAGCTTGAACCAATTGATATAGAAATAACCAAACCGTATATCGACAAGTATATCGGAAACACCCTGACTACCGAAAAAATGGTTGAGATACTCCGGGCTCTGGAATTCAAGGTTGATGCGGACGGAGATACTTTCAGAATAAAAGTTCCTACCTTCAGAGCAACAAAGGATATAACTATGAAGGTAGATATAATAGAAGAAATAACAAGGGTTTTCGGTTATGATAACATTCAGCCTCAGACTCTTGATATTGCCTTGAAACCGCTGCAATATAATGAAGAAAGACTTCTTGACCACAAAATAAAGGAACTGCTTTCAGAAAGATTTGGTGCTTCCGAGGTCAACAGCTATATATGGTATGACAATACTTTCAATTCAAGAGCAGGTATTGAAACAAATGCACAGGTAAAGGTTCTGAACCCTCAGGCTCAGGATTCCAATACTTTGAGGGACAGTATGGTTCCCGAGATGCTTTCATTTGCTGAAAAAAATGAAAAGACGTATGACGATTTTTCATTGTTTGAAATCGGAAGTGTATTCAAAGCTGCAACCCCAAAGGATAAATGTGAACAGCATAAGAATATATGTGTTTTGGTTGCCAGCAAGATTAAAAGTGAAGACGAGCTTTTCTATGAATTGAAAGGAATGCTCTCCTTTATTGCCAAAACGGTAAAAAATATTGATCTTGAATTTACAGCAAGTACATGCGGAAATAACTGGGTTCATCCTATGAAATCAGTTGATGTGAGCTTTAACGGGAATATGATGGGATACATTTCGGTAGTTCACCCGATGATTAAGAAAAACATCGGCAAAAAACTGAACATTGCAGTCTTTGAGATAAACAGGGATGTTCTCCAGAGTATTGAACAAAAACTGGTTAAATACAAGGAACCGTCCAAATATCCGGAAGTTCTTCTTGACTACAGCTTCCTGGTTGACACTAGTGTAACATTTGACAAGCTGATGCAAGATATCAGAGGCTTCAAGTCAAAGGTACTAAACAGTTTTGAGTTTGTTACAATATACAATGGAAAAGGCTTACCGGAAGGAAAGAAGAGTATGACTTTCAGATTTGTAATCGGTTCAGCTGAAAAAACCCTTTCCAGTGAGGATATAAATGAATTTGCAAACAGTCTGCTGAATTATATGGCGGGAATTGGTTACACCCTCAGATAATGTTGCAGTAGTTACTGATATTAATTAATAAAAGCACATTAGCGAAAAGCCCTATTTACATTGGTTTCCAGCTAATGTGCTT
This region of Clostridium sp. BNL1100 genomic DNA includes:
- the pheS gene encoding phenylalanine--tRNA ligase subunit alpha; amino-acid sequence: MIEKISNLRDTAIGRIKEAVSSAEVEELRVKLLGKKGELTEMLKDLKNMDIEERKQFGQEANALKNELTEIIEGKFKELSVNDVKKSLSNGSNFDISLPGTNFKLGSLHPVTIVQKEIERIFTGMGFNIVDGPEAEEEFFNFEALNIPKHHPARDMQDTYWLENGSLLRTHTSPCQVRAMQKYGAPLKVIAPGRCFRNESTDTSHENTFFQLEGMMIDKNVSIANLIYVMKLLLSEVFQRDVKIRLRPGFFPFVEPGFELDLNCMICGGKGCPTCKHSGWIELLPCGMVHPNVLRYGGIDPEEYTGFAFGLGLTRLAMMKYGISDIRVLNSGDLRAMEQFSVR
- the pheT gene encoding phenylalanine--tRNA ligase subunit beta gives rise to the protein MKISLNWIKDYVDLEGIDIKELWYRFTMSTAEVEDVEFVGQDIKNVVVAKVLSVVPHPESKKLKITQVDSGDGVIQIVCGAPNVAEGILVPLVKIGGSVNKIPKIGKAKLVGVESFGMLCSASELGISDDHSGLLVLDGDYAPGTDIKSIIDIDDVIIEIDNKSLTNRPDLWGHYGIAREIAAIYGRELKPMNLDSLEGSGEKAKLDISVEDTEKCLRYSGLKIDGVKKLETPLNMKVRLFYCGMRSISPLVDLTNYLMLEMGQPMHAFDSRQVESGIVVRSTKEPTMFKTLDGIERKLPEDVLLICTKERPVAIAGIMGGENSEVLDDTTSILLESATFEGSSTRKSSTKIGLRTEASARYEKMLDPNMTVQAIQRFVKLLRDMQPDIQFASALTDVYCNKLEPIDIEITKPYIDKYIGNTLTTEKMVEILRALEFKVDADGDTFRIKVPTFRATKDITMKVDIIEEITRVFGYDNIQPQTLDIALKPLQYNEERLLDHKIKELLSERFGASEVNSYIWYDNTFNSRAGIETNAQVKVLNPQAQDSNTLRDSMVPEMLSFAEKNEKTYDDFSLFEIGSVFKAATPKDKCEQHKNICVLVASKIKSEDELFYELKGMLSFIAKTVKNIDLEFTASTCGNNWVHPMKSVDVSFNGNMMGYISVVHPMIKKNIGKKLNIAVFEINRDVLQSIEQKLVKYKEPSKYPEVLLDYSFLVDTSVTFDKLMQDIRGFKSKVLNSFEFVTIYNGKGLPEGKKSMTFRFVIGSAEKTLSSEDINEFANSLLNYMAGIGYTLR